One stretch of Bremerella cremea DNA includes these proteins:
- a CDS encoding MqnA/MqnD/SBP family protein: MAEKQLIRVGHSPDPDDAFMFYALACDKIDTGNYRFEHELVDIETLNRRAFSGELELTAISIHAYAHLHDKYAICSCGASMGDNYGPMVIAKQKYSRDELKSKTIAVPGTLTSAFLGLRMYLGAEFEYVVVPFDEIIEVTAAGEYEGKQVDAGLIIHEGQLTYQRQDLQLIVDLGVWWHDRTDGLPLPLGANGIRKDLGEETIREVTRLLKESIVYGLENRQPALDYALQFGRGLDNSLADKFVGMYVNDWTIDFGDRGRESVTRFLKEGYELGAIPELITPEFVSG; the protein is encoded by the coding sequence TTGGCCGAGAAACAACTGATCCGCGTGGGGCACAGTCCAGACCCGGACGATGCCTTCATGTTCTATGCACTGGCCTGCGATAAAATCGACACCGGCAACTACCGGTTCGAGCACGAATTGGTCGATATCGAAACGCTTAACCGCCGTGCCTTCTCTGGCGAGTTAGAACTAACGGCGATCAGCATCCACGCGTATGCTCATCTGCACGATAAGTACGCGATCTGCTCGTGCGGAGCCAGCATGGGGGACAACTATGGTCCCATGGTCATTGCCAAGCAGAAGTACTCGCGAGACGAGTTGAAGTCGAAGACGATCGCCGTCCCCGGCACGCTCACTTCGGCATTCCTTGGCCTGCGCATGTATCTTGGTGCGGAATTCGAATATGTGGTCGTTCCGTTCGACGAAATCATCGAAGTTACCGCCGCCGGTGAGTACGAAGGCAAGCAAGTTGATGCTGGTCTGATCATTCACGAAGGCCAGTTGACCTACCAACGACAAGATCTGCAACTAATTGTTGACCTAGGCGTTTGGTGGCACGATCGCACCGATGGCTTGCCGTTGCCGCTGGGTGCCAACGGCATTCGCAAAGATCTCGGTGAAGAGACGATTCGCGAAGTCACACGTCTTCTCAAAGAAAGCATCGTCTACGGACTCGAGAATCGCCAACCGGCACTCGACTACGCCCTGCAGTTCGGCCGTGGGCTCGATAATTCACTAGCCGACAAGTTCGTCGGGATGTATGTGAATGACTGGACGATAGATTTCGGCGACCGTGGCCGGGAATCGGTGACGCGATTCTTGAAAGAAGGTTACGAACTGGGCGCGATCCCTGAATTGATCACTCCAGAATTCGTTTCTGGCTAA
- the fliS gene encoding flagellar export chaperone FliS, with the protein MTFSTDSPNSYLETEVLTATPQKLQLMMINGAIRYAYQAQQLHDQGEKEAAWEKLLRCREIVALILSNISPDGGQLMKDVAGIYTFIFRELTQLHAEDEYHRLDGVIKVLDEERQTWEELCLQMPEAPERPSQQEREITSSDAEEIMGKFDASSEESSARSSTSYGYDNGGDYYGNNSGGISFDA; encoded by the coding sequence ATGACCTTCAGCACAGATTCTCCTAATAGCTATTTAGAAACGGAAGTTCTCACGGCGACTCCGCAGAAATTGCAACTCATGATGATCAACGGCGCAATTCGCTACGCCTACCAGGCTCAGCAGTTGCACGATCAAGGTGAGAAAGAAGCCGCCTGGGAAAAACTGCTTCGCTGTCGTGAAATCGTCGCGCTGATCCTGTCGAACATCAGCCCGGATGGTGGCCAGTTAATGAAGGATGTTGCTGGCATTTACACATTCATTTTCCGGGAACTTACCCAACTGCATGCCGAAGACGAATATCATCGTCTAGACGGCGTGATCAAGGTTCTCGACGAAGAACGCCAAACGTGGGAAGAACTTTGCTTGCAGATGCCCGAAGCCCCAGAGCGTCCCTCGCAACAGGAACGTGAAATCACCTCGTCCGATGCGGAAGAGATCATGGGCAAGTTCGACGCGTCCTCAGAGGAGTCCTCCGCCCGTTCCAGTACTTCCTACGGGTACGACAATGGCGGTGACTACTACGGCAATAATAGTGGTGGCATCTCGTTCGATGCTTGA
- the fliD gene encoding flagellar filament capping protein FliD — protein MAGIQASTGLVTGIPIQDTVKQLLAIEAKPRDLLVSRTELINDEAKAIAELTASVLSFQFTAKKFQQTSLFTAAKATSSNTSFLSATVTGTPKTGSYQFTPVRTAQSQQLLSSGVSSLTQPLSSGSIQISHGPKLDDGISLDELNNGQGVQRGKIRITDRSGANAAIDLSYAQNIDDVLDAINNNDTIQVTASVDGDRIKLTDTSGQTTSNLIVQAIGSGTTAADLGLEGINIAANSVTGDDLLNLHTNTLLSTLNDGNGISLNRNGADLSVSLRDGTSLEVELGKAAAPEDFATATIKPGDARLDFTSVQNGAEYDGVQIIFQDNATVSKGNETVVFDGNAKTLTFQIDAGNTTASDIVSALANDATASQYFTASTVNSGLGDGIIDPNKDSVTTVATTGNATATTTAVDSNAAITLTANATGGTYDDVTILFVDDAGVTAGSETVVYDDSDPQNKTLTVHIDAGNSTGTNVIDAINNDPTASAIFTASNGSGSDGSGLVDVTDTAVTSGGIQQSSATTPDDSSNGQVTLTAKIKGGDYDDYVLNYVADGAVTQGNEVVEFDEDSKTITVRIEAGASTATDIATALNNNAEVSSRFTATKPSGAAGDRIVKASATAKTTAGAASEASTPQTLGELIDAINATDPTKLRAQISADGDHIELIDLSTDNGGSFSVASINNSSTAEDLGLTGTASAGTLTSDRLQSGLKTTLLSSLGGGNGLGDPGTIAITDRSGVSANIDLSSAETVEDVLQLINESGLAVKAKINEAGNGISLTDTSGQFNSNFIVANADGTESATLLKIEHDSTALSVNSGSLDRQFVNEDTKLSDLKGGKGIERGKFLIRNSDGQARTFDLTDQSIETVGDLIDKVNSELTLNVEARINDAGDGIVLIDKSTGTGTLTVTEGGSTNTAADLGLLGTGVEKQVDGVTRTVIEGSEVTTIEIEDGDTIEDLVSKLNDADVGITASILNTGTGTNPYRLSLVSDISGKSGRVVLDSSQSQFGFDEIVEAQDALLLFGSASNASTGILTSSSTNTFNEVLDGVSLKVNEASTSAININIQSSDESLLKVADEFVTQYNALRDKLSEKTFFNESDNSTGVLFGSNEALRIDTQLGGLLTSRFSSLGKIQSLQQLGFDVSDSGKLSLDTNKLKAAFASDSEGVEKFFTEETTGFADKVFNLTEQFAGRGNSMLVSRAVTLQARADLNTERIKAMNDRLARKQEQLLTQFYNLEETIGKLQNNQTALAGIGYISADGT, from the coding sequence ATGGCAGGCATTCAAGCAAGCACCGGACTTGTAACGGGCATCCCGATTCAGGACACCGTTAAGCAACTGCTAGCAATTGAAGCAAAACCACGCGACCTTCTCGTCAGTCGAACGGAGTTGATCAATGACGAAGCTAAGGCGATCGCGGAGCTGACCGCGAGCGTACTCAGCTTTCAATTCACCGCGAAGAAGTTTCAACAAACCAGCCTATTCACTGCCGCCAAGGCGACCAGTTCGAACACTTCTTTCCTCTCGGCCACCGTTACCGGTACTCCTAAGACAGGCAGCTACCAGTTTACCCCAGTGCGCACTGCTCAATCGCAGCAATTGCTTAGCTCTGGCGTCTCATCCTTGACCCAGCCACTCAGCAGTGGCTCGATCCAAATTAGTCACGGGCCCAAACTGGACGACGGCATCTCGCTGGATGAACTGAACAATGGCCAGGGCGTTCAACGAGGAAAAATCCGCATCACTGACCGTAGCGGGGCCAACGCGGCCATCGACCTTAGCTACGCTCAAAATATCGACGACGTCTTAGATGCCATCAACAATAACGACACCATCCAGGTAACCGCATCGGTCGATGGCGATCGCATCAAACTGACCGATACGTCCGGCCAAACGACCTCGAACCTGATCGTTCAAGCAATCGGCAGTGGCACAACCGCTGCTGACCTGGGCTTAGAAGGCATCAACATTGCCGCCAATTCCGTCACGGGCGATGACCTCCTGAACCTGCACACCAACACGCTACTATCTACCCTGAACGACGGGAACGGAATTAGTTTAAATCGGAATGGAGCCGACCTTTCGGTTTCGCTGCGTGATGGCACTTCGCTGGAAGTAGAACTAGGCAAAGCTGCCGCGCCAGAAGATTTCGCAACAGCCACGATCAAACCTGGTGATGCCCGTCTCGATTTCACCTCCGTCCAAAACGGTGCCGAATACGATGGCGTGCAGATTATCTTCCAAGATAATGCGACCGTCTCCAAAGGAAACGAAACAGTCGTCTTTGACGGCAACGCCAAGACGCTGACATTCCAAATCGATGCCGGCAACACGACCGCTTCCGACATTGTCTCTGCCCTGGCTAACGACGCCACGGCGAGTCAATACTTCACTGCCAGCACGGTCAATAGCGGCCTGGGGGATGGAATCATCGATCCGAATAAGGATTCGGTCACCACCGTCGCCACGACAGGAAATGCCACAGCCACCACCACTGCCGTAGATTCCAACGCGGCCATCACGTTGACAGCCAACGCTACCGGTGGCACTTACGATGACGTTACGATTCTCTTCGTGGACGATGCAGGAGTCACCGCCGGCTCAGAAACGGTTGTCTACGATGACAGCGATCCTCAGAACAAGACATTAACCGTTCATATTGATGCTGGCAATTCGACCGGCACCAATGTGATCGACGCCATCAACAACGATCCGACCGCCTCCGCTATATTCACGGCATCCAACGGCAGTGGCAGTGATGGTAGCGGCCTGGTCGATGTCACCGACACCGCCGTTACTTCAGGCGGCATTCAGCAGTCTTCGGCCACTACGCCTGATGACTCAAGTAATGGGCAAGTCACGCTTACGGCGAAAATCAAAGGGGGCGACTACGACGACTACGTCCTCAACTACGTCGCCGACGGAGCAGTCACCCAAGGCAACGAGGTCGTCGAATTCGATGAAGACTCGAAGACGATCACCGTTCGAATCGAAGCAGGCGCATCGACCGCCACCGATATCGCCACCGCCCTGAATAACAATGCGGAAGTCAGTTCGCGATTCACGGCCACCAAGCCAAGCGGTGCAGCGGGTGACCGGATCGTCAAAGCTTCGGCAACCGCCAAGACTACCGCAGGAGCAGCTTCCGAAGCCTCCACTCCACAAACGCTGGGGGAACTGATCGATGCGATAAACGCCACCGATCCCACGAAACTTCGGGCCCAAATTAGTGCCGATGGAGATCACATTGAACTGATCGACCTGTCGACGGACAACGGTGGATCTTTCTCGGTCGCAAGCATCAATAACAGTTCGACTGCCGAAGATCTAGGACTTACCGGGACGGCTTCTGCAGGAACCCTAACAAGCGACCGTCTCCAATCAGGCTTGAAGACCACCCTGCTTTCGTCGCTCGGCGGTGGCAATGGTCTGGGAGACCCAGGCACAATCGCTATCACCGACCGCAGTGGCGTCTCGGCGAATATCGACCTTTCTTCCGCCGAAACAGTGGAAGATGTCTTGCAGCTGATCAACGAATCGGGATTGGCCGTCAAAGCGAAAATCAATGAAGCTGGCAACGGCATTTCGCTGACCGACACCAGTGGACAGTTCAACAGCAACTTTATCGTTGCCAATGCCGACGGCACCGAGAGCGCCACGCTCCTGAAAATCGAACATGATTCGACCGCCCTAAGCGTAAACTCAGGCAGCCTAGATCGCCAGTTCGTCAACGAAGATACGAAGCTATCCGATCTCAAAGGTGGCAAGGGTATCGAACGGGGTAAGTTCCTGATTCGTAATAGCGATGGCCAGGCACGGACTTTCGATCTGACAGATCAGTCGATTGAAACGGTCGGCGACCTCATCGACAAGGTCAACTCGGAACTCACCTTGAATGTCGAAGCCCGCATCAATGATGCAGGGGACGGAATTGTCTTAATTGACAAATCGACCGGGACCGGTACCCTTACGGTAACCGAGGGAGGATCGACCAATACAGCCGCTGATCTTGGCCTACTGGGAACCGGCGTCGAGAAACAGGTCGATGGTGTCACGCGCACCGTGATCGAAGGTTCTGAGGTCACAACGATCGAGATCGAAGACGGGGACACGATCGAAGACTTGGTCTCGAAGTTGAACGACGCCGATGTCGGTATTACTGCTAGCATCCTGAATACAGGCACCGGCACAAACCCGTACCGTTTATCCTTGGTCAGCGACATCTCGGGAAAATCGGGACGTGTCGTGCTCGATTCAAGCCAGTCACAATTCGGTTTCGATGAAATTGTCGAAGCTCAGGACGCGCTGCTTCTTTTCGGCTCGGCGTCGAATGCCTCGACGGGCATTCTGACCTCATCCAGTACCAATACATTTAATGAAGTGCTGGATGGCGTTTCGCTGAAAGTCAACGAAGCGTCAACATCGGCGATTAACATCAACATCCAAAGTTCGGACGAATCGCTCCTGAAAGTTGCCGATGAATTCGTCACGCAATACAACGCCTTGCGAGATAAGCTGTCCGAAAAGACCTTCTTCAACGAGTCGGACAACTCGACCGGTGTCTTGTTCGGTTCGAACGAAGCCTTGCGAATCGACACGCAACTTGGCGGGCTTCTCACCTCGCGATTCTCGAGCCTAGGGAAAATCCAGTCGCTCCAACAACTTGGTTTCGATGTGAGCGATTCCGGCAAGTTGAGCCTCGATACAAACAAACTCAAAGCTGCATTTGCAAGCGATTCAGAAGGTGTCGAGAAGTTCTTTACCGAGGAAACGACCGGTTTTGCGGATAAAGTATTTAACCTCACCGAGCAATTTGCCGGCAGAGGCAACTCGATGCTGGTCAGCCGAGCGGTGACACTGCAAGCACGGGCCGACTTAAACACCGAACGCATCAAGGCGATGAACGATCGCCTGGCCCGCAAACAGGAACAACTTTTGACTCAGTTCTACAACTTAGAAGAGACCATCGGCAAATTGCAGAATAACCAGACTGCGCTCGCTGGTATCGGTTACATCTCGGCAGATGGGACGTAA
- a CDS encoding flagellin, translated as MTRINTNVSSLVAQNTLARSNNDLQTALGRLSTGLRINRGKDDPAGLIASESLRSDITNVEKAITNSERANQLIATADSALGQVSQLLNDIRGLISEAANTGALSDDQVAANQLQIDSSLEAIDRIAQITSFQGKRLLDGNLDFITQNVDSSSIEGLRIDQANFGSSSAIGVEVNVVKQATRGQLNYNFGAIAEDVVLQIGGGNGTEAFNFAKGSTIEEVASAVNLVSDATGVEAVLETAATKGTFVASSYGENNDVLLTANEAGFEAGDVRIKYTKGSSSTTTATYTAPVGSDPAQIEVALGVQDYEAATVTVDTAGTDNDFTITAKQKGADYNGISVILADGAAAGSEEVVYDADAKTLTITKNAASTAAQVVAAVNNAGAFDNEAISDLFTAALVEQTGGTGAGAITATGASGTTADGVDGGAIIATANDVVTAINAATGNNKVTASLQAGNNGYGVVSEFTDVAYSGVAEQNTLLQFLAPGENPNIRFVSNPGTGLSIDTTTDPKVEDFSSTVIQNDDANGSFAIKAKLKGSEYDGYTVSVVDNANVTGATNEYVILDKENKTLTINIDDTVSTAQDIIDAVNNDAYVSQFFGAENFGSSDGSDAVTIADLTVPTGGTSGGITSEGTLIVNLETDENGIVKTTANDLIAFFDDPSQFISDPSDAADALAELTTRGISVTNSGGSDGSGVLSVTTEDITFATNGTDLQDSQASGTTFAVNGENAQLTFTAVSTGAAYDDVTIQFVNDGSVTGGTDERAEYDAAAKTLTFFVEEGVTTAADIEDIFTSSESQYDAEIAALFTATAGGTGAGVVTSDDTATLSGGVVDNGSVQGAKLQGNSDLENLGLTFQATGYGTDSFVSVKALSGTFNLTNEAGASSDRSDGTDIDVRINGIQAVGDGLRASINTSSLDINFSLSADVGDNSKFEFQISGGGALFQLGPDVVSNQQARLGIQSVSTATLGGVNGRLFELRSGGAKSLTADVGGAASIVDEVIGVVTQLRGRLGAFQKTTLESNIYTLNDTLANLTDAESSIRDADFAAESAKLTRAQILVQSGTSVLGIANQNPQSVLSLLR; from the coding sequence ATGACCCGAATCAATACCAACGTCAGCTCTTTGGTTGCCCAGAATACTCTGGCGCGATCGAACAATGACCTCCAAACGGCTCTTGGTCGTTTGAGTACCGGTCTGCGTATCAACCGTGGTAAGGACGATCCCGCGGGTTTGATCGCAAGTGAATCGCTGCGAAGCGATATCACCAACGTGGAAAAGGCGATCACCAACAGTGAACGTGCGAACCAGTTGATTGCTACGGCCGACAGTGCCCTCGGCCAGGTTAGCCAGCTGCTTAATGACATCCGTGGCTTGATCTCAGAAGCCGCCAATACGGGTGCGTTGAGTGACGACCAAGTCGCTGCGAACCAGTTGCAGATCGACTCGTCGCTGGAAGCCATTGACCGTATCGCCCAAATCACTTCATTCCAAGGCAAGCGTCTACTCGACGGCAACTTGGACTTCATCACGCAGAACGTTGATTCGTCCTCGATCGAAGGTCTGCGAATTGATCAGGCGAACTTCGGTTCCTCCTCGGCGATTGGCGTGGAAGTCAACGTGGTGAAGCAAGCTACCCGTGGCCAACTCAACTACAACTTCGGTGCCATCGCCGAAGACGTCGTGCTGCAAATCGGCGGCGGCAACGGTACAGAAGCGTTCAACTTCGCCAAGGGTTCGACCATCGAAGAAGTTGCTTCCGCTGTGAACTTGGTTTCGGACGCCACCGGTGTGGAAGCCGTTCTCGAAACAGCCGCTACCAAGGGTACCTTTGTTGCTTCCAGTTACGGCGAAAACAACGATGTTCTCTTGACCGCCAACGAAGCCGGCTTTGAAGCGGGCGACGTTCGCATCAAGTACACCAAAGGTTCTTCGTCCACCACGACGGCAACCTACACAGCTCCGGTTGGTAGCGATCCGGCTCAGATCGAAGTCGCCCTAGGCGTGCAAGACTACGAAGCCGCCACCGTTACCGTCGACACGGCCGGCACGGACAACGACTTTACCATTACGGCGAAGCAGAAGGGGGCCGACTACAATGGTATTTCGGTCATCTTGGCCGATGGTGCTGCCGCCGGCTCGGAAGAAGTTGTTTACGACGCCGATGCAAAAACGCTAACAATTACCAAGAATGCCGCTTCGACTGCTGCCCAGGTCGTGGCCGCAGTCAACAATGCCGGCGCCTTCGACAACGAAGCCATTTCTGACTTGTTCACTGCTGCACTGGTTGAGCAAACTGGTGGTACAGGTGCGGGTGCAATTACTGCTACAGGTGCCTCGGGCACAACCGCAGACGGTGTCGATGGTGGTGCCATCATCGCAACCGCGAATGATGTCGTGACAGCGATTAACGCCGCAACGGGCAATAACAAGGTCACTGCCTCGCTGCAAGCCGGCAACAATGGCTACGGTGTTGTTTCGGAATTCACGGATGTCGCATACAGCGGCGTTGCTGAGCAAAACACGCTATTGCAGTTCCTTGCACCAGGCGAAAATCCTAATATCCGTTTTGTTTCCAATCCGGGTACCGGACTCAGCATCGATACGACCACGGATCCTAAGGTCGAAGACTTCTCAAGCACCGTTATTCAAAATGACGACGCCAACGGCAGCTTTGCAATTAAAGCGAAGCTGAAGGGAAGCGAATACGACGGCTATACCGTTTCCGTTGTTGACAATGCGAACGTCACGGGTGCGACCAACGAGTACGTTATCCTTGACAAAGAAAATAAGACGCTGACGATCAACATTGATGATACCGTTTCGACGGCTCAAGACATCATCGATGCCGTCAACAACGATGCCTACGTCAGTCAGTTCTTCGGAGCCGAGAATTTCGGTTCGAGCGACGGTTCGGATGCTGTGACGATCGCAGACCTGACCGTTCCTACCGGTGGTACATCCGGTGGCATCACTTCCGAGGGTACGCTGATCGTTAACCTGGAAACCGATGAAAACGGTATCGTCAAGACCACAGCGAACGACTTGATCGCCTTCTTTGACGATCCAAGCCAGTTCATCAGCGACCCCAGCGATGCAGCCGATGCCTTGGCCGAATTGACCACGCGAGGCATTAGCGTTACCAACTCTGGCGGAAGCGATGGTTCGGGCGTTCTTTCGGTCACCACCGAAGATATCACGTTCGCGACTAACGGCACCGATCTGCAAGACTCGCAGGCATCCGGCACCACGTTCGCGGTGAACGGCGAAAATGCTCAACTAACCTTCACTGCCGTTAGCACAGGTGCTGCGTACGACGACGTGACGATTCAATTCGTCAACGATGGTTCGGTTACCGGTGGTACCGATGAACGAGCCGAATATGATGCGGCCGCCAAGACACTGACCTTCTTTGTCGAAGAGGGCGTGACAACGGCAGCGGACATCGAGGACATTTTCACTTCCAGCGAATCGCAATACGACGCTGAGATCGCCGCATTGTTTACTGCCACTGCCGGCGGTACCGGTGCCGGCGTGGTCACCAGCGATGATACTGCGACCCTATCTGGCGGTGTTGTGGATAACGGTAGCGTTCAAGGTGCCAAGCTCCAAGGCAACTCCGACCTCGAAAACCTGGGACTCACCTTCCAGGCCACCGGCTACGGTACAGACAGCTTTGTCAGCGTCAAGGCTTTGAGCGGAACGTTCAACCTGACCAACGAAGCTGGTGCCTCGTCCGATCGTTCGGACGGTACCGACATCGATGTTCGCATCAACGGTATTCAAGCGGTTGGTGATGGTTTGCGAGCCTCGATCAACACCTCGTCGCTCGACATTAACTTCTCGCTGAGTGCCGATGTCGGCGATAACTCGAAGTTTGAGTTCCAAATTTCGGGCGGTGGTGCGTTGTTCCAACTTGGTCCTGACGTGGTCAGCAACCAGCAAGCTCGTCTCGGTATTCAAAGCGTCAGCACGGCGACTTTGGGTGGCGTGAACGGACGTTTGTTCGAGTTGCGATCTGGCGGTGCCAAGAGCCTAACCGCTGACGTGGGTGGTGCGGCCAGCATCGTCGACGAAGTGATTGGTGTGGTGACACAGCTTCGCGGTCGCTTGGGTGCATTCCAGAAAACGACTCTGGAATCGAATATCTACACCCTGAACGACACGTTGGCCAACCTGACCGACGCCGAAAGCTCGATCCGTGACGCTGACTTTGCAGCGGAATCGGCCAAGCTGACGCGTGCTCAGATTCTGGTCCAATCGGGTACTTCGGTGTTGGGTATCGCCAACCAGAACCCACAATCGGTTTTGAGTCTCCTCCGATAA
- the csrA gene encoding carbon storage regulator CsrA — protein sequence MLVLSRHRDESIMIGDNIVITIVDIRGDKVRLGIAAPQDIPVHRQEVYEAIKRENMQASGVQPDDTAMMKKSRK from the coding sequence ATGCTGGTACTCTCGAGGCACCGCGACGAAAGCATCATGATCGGCGATAACATTGTCATCACGATTGTAGACATTCGTGGAGACAAGGTTCGCTTGGGCATCGCAGCCCCGCAAGACATCCCGGTTCACCGCCAGGAAGTCTACGAAGCGATCAAACGGGAAAACATGCAAGCCTCTGGCGTGCAGCCCGATGATACCGCCATGATGAAGAAAAGCCGCAAGTAA
- the fliW gene encoding flagellar assembly protein FliW, producing MEFQTTRFGKLSIRQDETIVFPQGLIGFEHHTKWAILADESNDSVGWLQSMDQADLAFAVVSPRRYVPGYKVRISPEQATSLKLDAGMETFVLVIVSRENSLISVNLRAPLLVNLSLQLGRQVITTDEQPLRHVIATETIALRRSA from the coding sequence ATGGAATTTCAAACCACTCGATTTGGCAAGCTGAGCATTCGTCAGGATGAAACAATCGTCTTTCCGCAAGGATTGATCGGATTTGAACATCACACGAAATGGGCAATCTTAGCGGATGAATCGAACGATTCCGTAGGTTGGTTGCAATCGATGGATCAGGCAGATCTCGCATTTGCCGTCGTTAGTCCACGCCGCTATGTCCCCGGCTACAAAGTGCGAATCAGCCCCGAACAGGCGACTTCGCTCAAGCTGGATGCTGGGATGGAAACCTTCGTCCTGGTTATCGTTAGCCGCGAAAACAGCTTAATCTCCGTAAATTTACGGGCTCCGCTACTGGTCAATCTCTCTTTGCAATTGGGCCGTCAGGTCATTACGACCGACGAACAGCCTCTGCGACACGTCATTGCGACTGAAACAATCGCTCTGCGTCGCAGTGCGTGA